One window from the genome of Choloepus didactylus isolate mChoDid1 chromosome 2, mChoDid1.pri, whole genome shotgun sequence encodes:
- the GNG5 gene encoding guanine nucleotide-binding protein G(I)/G(S)/G(O) subunit gamma-5, whose translation MSGSSSVAAMKKVVQQLRLEAGLNRVKVSQAAADLKQFCLQNAQHDPLLTGVSSSTNPFRPQKVCSFL comes from the exons ATGTCTGGTTCCTCCAGCGTTGCCGCTATGAAGAAGGTGGTTCAGCAGCTCCGTCTGGAGGCCGGGCTCAACCGCGTGAAG GTTTCCCAGGCAGCTGCAGACTTGAAACAATTCTGTCTGCAGAATGCTCAACATGATCCCCTGCTGACTGGAGTATCTTCAAGTACAAATCCTTTCAGACCCCAGAAAGTCTGCTCCTTTTTGTAG